In Thiothrix unzii, the sequence CAGTGGCGTTATTGGTGGAGCAGCCAGCTCACATTAACTGCTTGCACGGTTGACGTAATAAAGGGCGCGAATGTTGAGTTCGCGCCTTTTCTTTTTGGAGCGGCAATAATGATGGTAATGAGGACAGAAGGTGTGCGGGTTATGGGCATTCTCAACGTGACGCCCGACTCGTTTTCTGATGGTGGAAAATTTCACGCCCGCGACGCGGCCTTGCGTCATGTGGAGCAAATGTTGCTGGATGGCGCAACGATTATTGATGTCGGCGGTGAGTCAACGCGCCCCGGTGCGCAGGCGGTAACATTACAGGCGGAATTAGATCGTGTTGTGCCGGTAATCGAAGCTATTAACAAGAATTTTGAGGTATTGGTGTCGGTTGATACCAGTAAGCCTGAAGTCATGCGGGCGGCCGTTGCTGCGGGTGCTGGGATGATTAATGATGTGCGGGCGTTGCAGGAGCCGGGTGCGTTGGTAGTTTGTGCGGATTTGTCCGTGCCCATTTGCTTAATGCATATGCAGGGTGAGCCGCGCACCATGCAACAAAATCCGCAATACGCTGATGTGGTGTGGGATGTTTACCGCTTCTTTAAGACGCGAATTCAAGCGTGTGAAGCGGCTGGTATTGGGCGTGAACGTTTGATTCTTGATCCTGGGTTTGGTTTTGGTAAGACATTGCAGCATAATGTCGCGCTTTTATTTCAATTGCGCGAATTACAGCGGCTAAACTTACCTTTACTGGTGGGATTGTCGCGTAAATCCATGATTGGTGCATTACTAGGTGGTGTACCAGTGGAGCAGCGCGTGTCGGGCAGTGTCTCGGCGGCGGTGATGGCAGCAGTGAATGGTGCGTCGATTGTGCGCGTGCATGATGTGAAAGAAACGGTTGAGGCAATTAGTTTTTACAACGCGGCATTGGATGTCTGGATGAGAAGCTAAGCGCGTGTTGATTCGGATTGAGCGGTAGGATTTTACAGCGATGGCAAGAAAATATTTCGGAACAGACGGTATTCGCGGCAAGATTGGTTGCTATCCCATGACCCCTGATTTCGTGTTGAAGTTGGGTTGGGCTGCTGGCAAGGTGTTGGCAAGTAACGGACATCCTTTGGTGTTAATCGGCAAAGATACCCGTATTTCTGGCTACATGCTTGAATCCGCGTTGCAAGCGGGTTTGGTGGCGGCGGGTGTGAATATCCGTTTATTAGGGCCAATGCCTACGCCAGCGGTGGCTTATTTGACCCGTGCGTTCCGTGCTTCTGCCGGAATTGTAATCAGTGCCTCGCACAATCCTTACGATGATAACGGCGTAAAGTTTTTCTCTGGTGACGGCACAAAATTACCCGACGAAGTAGAAGAAGAAATTGAACGTTGGTTGGATATGGACTTTAAAACCGTGTCTTCCGACGAGCTGGGTAAAGTCGAACGTGCTAAAGACGCGGCGGGACGTTACATCGAATTTTGCAAACGCGCGTTGCCCAATACGGTTTCCCTGAAAGGTTTGCGGATGGTGGTGGATTGCGCCAACGGTGCGACTTACCACGTTGCACCCGATGTTTTCAAAGAGCTGGGCGCGGAAGTCATTGCGATTGGCAATACGCCTGATGGCATCAACATTAATGAAGCGTGCGGCGCAACTCATGTGGATGGTTTGTGCGATGCCGTCTTACGTTATCGTGCTGATCTTGGCATTGCCTTGGACGGTGATGGTGATCGTTTGATTATGGTGGATCAGCACGGTGATACGGTTGATGGTGATGAGATTCTCGCCATTATTGCGCACCATCGTTATGCTGAAGGCAAGTTGCACTGCGGCGTGGTTGGCACGCTGATGAGTAATCTCGGTTTGGAAAAGTCGATTCAGGCGTTAGGTGTACCGTTTTACCGTGCGAAAGTCGGCGACCGCTACGTTATTGAGCAAATGACGCAGCACGATTGTGATTTGGGTGGCGAATCATCCGGGCACATCATTGTGCGCAATTTCATCACTACCGGTGACGGCATCATTGCCGCACTGCAAGTGTTACGTGCCATGCGCATGACGGGAAAATCGTTACGCGACCTGAAAAGCGTAATGACCAAGTACCCGCAAACGCTGATTAATGTTCCGACCAAACACAAGATTAATTTGAATGAATCTGTCGCGATTCAGGATGCAGTTCGTCAAGTTGAGCAACAATTGGGTAGTCGTGGCAGGGTATTATTGCGTGCATCCGGCACTGAGCCATTGATTCGGGTAATGGTGGAGGGTGAAGACCCTGGCGAAACCGCTGAACTGGCAGAGCAAATCGCTAGTGCGGTGCGGGCTGCGGCTTGACCTGCCCGGAATGAAGATTGATTTCCACCGCTTATGCAGGTAATCTTTCGCCCTTGCTTGAAAGAGAGGTGGAGTTATGCGTCAGAAATTGGTTGCAGGTAACTGGAAACTAAACGGGTCAAAGGCGAGTATCGAGTCTTTGATGGGTGGCATTCTAGCTGGACTGGAAGGCATGGATAATGTAGCGGTGGCAGTTTGCCCACCTTACGTCTACATTCCCATGGCTCAAACGCTGGTGGCTGGAAGCCGTATCGGTCTGGGTTCTCAGGATATTGCTGATCAAGACGCAGGTGCTTTCACTGGCGAAGTTTCCGGGGCGATGCTCAAGGAATTTGGCTGTGACTACGCGATTGTGGGTCACTCTGAACGCCGTGCGATTTACGGCGAACAAGACGCTGATACTGCACGTAAGTTTGCTGCTGCACGTAAGCATGGCCTCAAACCGATTCTGTGTGTGGGCGAAACGCTGGAGGAGCGTGAAGCAGGCATTACCGAAGCGGTCGTGGCGCGTCAATTGGATGCGGTGATTGCATTGGAAGGTGTGGAAGCACTGACTGACGGTGTGATTGCTTACGAACCGGTGTGGGCGATTGGCACGGGTAAAACCGCTAGTCCGCAACAGGCTCAGGATGTCCATGCTTTTATTCGCGGTAAATTAGCGACGCTGAATGCAGCGGTTGCAGCGAAGGTACAAATTTTATACGGTGGCAGCGTCAAAGGTGCGAATGCTGCTGAATTGTTTGCAATGCCGGATATTGACGGTGGCCTAATTGGTGGTGCATCACTGGATGCCAACGAATTCTTGGCTATTTGCAAGGCCGGTAACTAAGGTTCAAAAAAACTATGTTATACAATGTCTTGTTGATCATTTTGATCGTTGTTTCTGTGGCTATGATTGTGTTAATCCTAATGCAACAGGGCAAGGGTGCTGATGCAGGTGCTGCGTTTGGTAGCGGTGCGTCGGGTACGGTATTTGGCTCGCAAGGTTCAGCGAACTTTTTGAGTCGTACCACCGGTATTCTGGCGACCGTCTTTTTCTTGGTGGCATTGGCCTTGGCATTTTTGGCATCAGGGCGCACGCTGGAATCCGTCAGCATTATGCAATCTGCTGCACCAGAAACCAAGACAGAAACTCCGGCAGCACCTGCAAGTGATGTACCACCAGCACCTGCCGCCGAGAAAGCTTCTAGCGATGTTCCGCCTGCTGTTGATGCTAAGCCGTCTGACAAGGTTGAAGAAAAGGCAGTGGTTGATGAGAAAAAACCAGTTGCCGATGAAAAACCCGTGCAAGAAAAGAAATAGTAGGATAGAATTCGCGCCTGCTTTGCCGACGTGGTGGAATTGGTAGACACGCTATCTTGAGGGGGTAGTGGCGCAAGCTGTACCGGTTCGAGTCCGGTCGTCGGTACCATACATAAAAAGCCTGTCATCGTAAGATGATGGGCTTTTTGCTTTTATGCCTAATTCTTGCTAAAACCTGACAATACCCACTTTGGGGAATTAATCTGTGGTTCATGCACCGTTATATTCGACTGTATAACGAAATAGTGATACAAACAGTGTGTGTTTGGAATCATGCATCACAGACAACCGAGTGGTTTGGAGAGAACACGACGGTTTGCACCAGGAGTTAGTATGCTAGGAGAATACCTTCCCATTCTCGTTTTTCTGGCAGTCGGTTTTGGCTTAGCAGTGGTATTGCTAGGCTTGGGGTTGCTCGCAGGCCCGCGCCGACCAGACGCAGAAAAAGATTCACCGTTCGAGTGCGGCTTCCCCGCGTTTGAAGACTCTCGCATCAAATTTGATGTGCGCTACTACCTCGTCGCCATCCTCTTCATCATCTTCGACCTTGAAATCGCCTTTCTGTTTCCGTGGGCCATTGTGCTCGACACCATTGGTGTGTTCGGCATCGTGGCGATGGGTATTTTCCTGACTATCCTGATTGTTGGTTTCATCTACGAGTGGAAAAAAGGGGCATTGGAATGGGAGTAGAAGGGATTCTGGAGAAAGGCTTCGTTACCACGACAGCCGATGCCCTGATCAACTGGGCGCGTACTGGCTCGTTGTGGCCGATGACCTTTGGTCTAGCGTGCTGTGCGGTCGAAATGATGCACGCAGGGGCTTCTCGTTACGATTTAGACCGTTTCGGCATTGTGTTCCGCCCCAGTCCGCGCCAATCGGATGTGATGATCGTGGCAGGAACGCTGACCAACAAGATGGCTCCGGCGTTGCGCAAGGTCTATGATCAAATGGCGGAACCGCGTTGGGTGATTTCGATGGGGTCTTGTGCCAATGGTGGCGGTTACTACCATTATTCCTACGCGGTGGTGCGCGGCTGTGACCGGATTGTGCCGGTGGATATTTACGTACCCGGTTGCCCACCAACCGCTGAAGCCCTGCTGTATGGCATTATCCAGTTGCAGAATAAAATTCGTCGAACCAACACGATAGCGCGGTAATTCATGGCTGTATCACTCGAATTTGTTAAGGATTACGTTCAGCAAGGACTCGGCGATAAGCTGTCAACCAGCGTTCTGGCGCACGGCGAGTTGACCTTGGAAGTAGCCGCTGAACATTGGCTGGAAGTGGCGCGTTTCCTGCGGCACGATTCCATGTTGGATTTTGCGCAACTGACCGACTTGTGTGGGGTTGATTACCTCACGTATGGCGATGCGGAATGGGATGTGACCACTGCCTCGCGCAGCGGTTTTAGCCGTGCGGCACAAGCCACCGAAGCGGATCCGTTTGATTTTGATGCGCAGGAAGAGGGTGCTCAGTTCGCGGGTAAACGTTTCGCAGTGGTAATCCACTTGTTATCGGTGAGCCGCAATCTGCGTATCCGGGTGCGCACACGCTGTGATGATAACGATTTTCCGGTAGTGGCATCGTTGGTAGACATTTGGAGTTCGGTGAATTGGTACGAGCGTGAAGCGTTTGATCTGTTTGGCATTATGTTCAGTGGACACCCGGATTTACGCCGAATCCTCACCGACTACGGTTTTGTCGGACACCCCTTCCGCAAAGATTTCCCGCTCATCGGGCAGGTTGAAATGCGTTACGACGCTGAGCAAAAGCGCGTCATTTACGAACCTGTATCCATTGAAGCGCGGGTGTTGGTTCCGCGCACTATCCGCGCTGACCAGCGTTTTTCCCCAGCCGTGGAGCGTGATGACTAATGCCTGAAATCCGCAATTTTACGCTGAA encodes:
- the glmM gene encoding phosphoglucosamine mutase, whose protein sequence is MARKYFGTDGIRGKIGCYPMTPDFVLKLGWAAGKVLASNGHPLVLIGKDTRISGYMLESALQAGLVAAGVNIRLLGPMPTPAVAYLTRAFRASAGIVISASHNPYDDNGVKFFSGDGTKLPDEVEEEIERWLDMDFKTVSSDELGKVERAKDAAGRYIEFCKRALPNTVSLKGLRMVVDCANGATYHVAPDVFKELGAEVIAIGNTPDGININEACGATHVDGLCDAVLRYRADLGIALDGDGDRLIMVDQHGDTVDGDEILAIIAHHRYAEGKLHCGVVGTLMSNLGLEKSIQALGVPFYRAKVGDRYVIEQMTQHDCDLGGESSGHIIVRNFITTGDGIIAALQVLRAMRMTGKSLRDLKSVMTKYPQTLINVPTKHKINLNESVAIQDAVRQVEQQLGSRGRVLLRASGTEPLIRVMVEGEDPGETAELAEQIASAVRAAA
- a CDS encoding NuoB/complex I 20 kDa subunit family protein; protein product: MGVEGILEKGFVTTTADALINWARTGSLWPMTFGLACCAVEMMHAGASRYDLDRFGIVFRPSPRQSDVMIVAGTLTNKMAPALRKVYDQMAEPRWVISMGSCANGGGYYHYSYAVVRGCDRIVPVDIYVPGCPPTAEALLYGIIQLQNKIRRTNTIAR
- the ndhC gene encoding NADH-quinone oxidoreductase subunit A; translation: MLGEYLPILVFLAVGFGLAVVLLGLGLLAGPRRPDAEKDSPFECGFPAFEDSRIKFDVRYYLVAILFIIFDLEIAFLFPWAIVLDTIGVFGIVAMGIFLTILIVGFIYEWKKGALEWE
- the tpiA gene encoding triose-phosphate isomerase, with translation MRQKLVAGNWKLNGSKASIESLMGGILAGLEGMDNVAVAVCPPYVYIPMAQTLVAGSRIGLGSQDIADQDAGAFTGEVSGAMLKEFGCDYAIVGHSERRAIYGEQDADTARKFAAARKHGLKPILCVGETLEEREAGITEAVVARQLDAVIALEGVEALTDGVIAYEPVWAIGTGKTASPQQAQDVHAFIRGKLATLNAAVAAKVQILYGGSVKGANAAELFAMPDIDGGLIGGASLDANEFLAICKAGN
- the folP gene encoding dihydropteroate synthase is translated as MMVMRTEGVRVMGILNVTPDSFSDGGKFHARDAALRHVEQMLLDGATIIDVGGESTRPGAQAVTLQAELDRVVPVIEAINKNFEVLVSVDTSKPEVMRAAVAAGAGMINDVRALQEPGALVVCADLSVPICLMHMQGEPRTMQQNPQYADVVWDVYRFFKTRIQACEAAGIGRERLILDPGFGFGKTLQHNVALLFQLRELQRLNLPLLVGLSRKSMIGALLGGVPVEQRVSGSVSAAVMAAVNGASIVRVHDVKETVEAISFYNAALDVWMRS
- a CDS encoding NADH-quinone oxidoreductase subunit C → MAVSLEFVKDYVQQGLGDKLSTSVLAHGELTLEVAAEHWLEVARFLRHDSMLDFAQLTDLCGVDYLTYGDAEWDVTTASRSGFSRAAQATEADPFDFDAQEEGAQFAGKRFAVVIHLLSVSRNLRIRVRTRCDDNDFPVVASLVDIWSSVNWYEREAFDLFGIMFSGHPDLRRILTDYGFVGHPFRKDFPLIGQVEMRYDAEQKRVIYEPVSIEARVLVPRTIRADQRFSPAVERDD
- the secG gene encoding preprotein translocase subunit SecG yields the protein MLYNVLLIILIVVSVAMIVLILMQQGKGADAGAAFGSGASGTVFGSQGSANFLSRTTGILATVFFLVALALAFLASGRTLESVSIMQSAAPETKTETPAAPASDVPPAPAAEKASSDVPPAVDAKPSDKVEEKAVVDEKKPVADEKPVQEKK